In Cydia fagiglandana chromosome 3, ilCydFagi1.1, whole genome shotgun sequence, the following are encoded in one genomic region:
- the LOC134680294 gene encoding very-long-chain (3R)-3-hydroxyacyl-CoA dehydratase hpo-8-like — protein MAAKTTTKPQESWQLSKAYLVAYNGTQIVGWTYMLLHTLGYFLNRGTLDNFWKEISWNLVIFQNAAALEVLHAVLGIVPTGVFLTLTQVTSRVFLVCGVLLVSDAATISPGIVLCVLAWSVTEIIRYGYYVANAIGQPPPLLMLLRYSTFFLLYPLGVTGEILCIYDSMKDIAARQFWAVPLLSNYVTIASQYHIIFSMLYHYFLICWMLLYIPMFPMLFGHMMQQRKKVLSKFMKSC, from the coding sequence ATGGCAGCAAAAACAACAACGAAACCTCAGGAAAGTTGGCAACTTAGCAAAGCATACCTCGTGGCCTACAATGGTACGCAGATCGTTGGCTGGACATATATGCTTTTGCATACGTTGGGTTATTTCTTGAATCGTGGGACCCTCGATAACTTCTGGAAGGAGATCAGCTGGAACCTGGTAATTTTTCAAAATGCTGCAGCGTTAGAAGTTCTACACGCGGTATTGGGGATTGTACCCACCGGTGTCTTCTTGACACTCACACAAGTAACATCTAGAGTATTCCTTGTCTGCGGCGTGCTACTTGTGTCAGATGCAGCAACTATAAGCCCTGGCATAGTCTTGTGTGTGCTCGCGTGGTCAGTCACCGAAATAATCCGATACGGTTATTATGTAGCCAACGCGATCGGCCAACCGCCACCGCTGCTGATGCTGCTACGATACTCAACATTCTTCCTGCTCTATCCACTTGGAGTTACTGGAGAGATACTGTGCATATACGACTCTATGAAGGATATTGCTGCCCGTCAGTTTTGGGCAGTACCACTGCTGTCAAACTACGTTACTATAGCTAGCCAGTACCACATAATCTTTAGCATGTTATACCATTACTTCCTTATTTGTTGGATGTTGTTGTACATACCTATGTTCCCGATGTTATTTGGACATATGATGCAACAGAGGAAGAAGGTATTATCCAAATTTATGAAATCATGTTGA